The DNA region CCACCAAATAACTAATCAGCTGAATGCCCCGTGACACTGATAGTTCTGCAAGAAAGCTGAATGTGCTGAGCCTATTTTTGCTCAGAACTCAGCAAGCTCATATCTAGGATGAAATCCTGGCCTTGACAGCAGGAGTTACCAATCAACTTCTAGGTGTCAGCTGCCTCATACTGAACTAGGACAGTAAGGTTCCTTGGAGGTATTAGcagaaggagctggagaagacTGTTGGCCACTTGATCTATGGTCTGTAAGTTTCTGAAGGTCACATTTCATAGTTAAGTATTTACTGTGATGTTAGAGCATTTGCTGTATCATGGAATAACCACTGCAGGTTGTATAAGGTTGATTCCTAACCTCACAGTACTCAAGACATTGAAGAACTGTGTTGCTTCTCCCCACCCAGTGTTTTTTTCACTTACCAAATGCAGCAGCATATGCTGAAGAGTTAATCTTTATCCCCGTGCACAGGACCACCATGTCAGCAACGACCTCGGTGCCCTTCTCTGTCCTTACTACTGTGTCCTTCTGGAACTGGTTTGGCGTGAGGTTTTCCACGTTGCTGACCCTTTCACCTGTTGCAACAGAGAGCCCTGGGTCACGAACCTTTACTAGGCTGCCGTTTCCAGCTAGCCCAGCTCTATCTAGAGAAACAGGAATTCAAGGTAGCCATGCTTAGtcaaaaaagtcagaaagaggACGTCAGAAGGAGATGCTTTGGCTAAAGGAAGAGCAGCTTATAGAGCTTCAGAGTCTAGATCTTCAGAGGCATTGTTTAGTACGTACTTAATAAGAGGTGCACTCCTTTTCTGAGGAGAATCTCTTTCAACTCCTGACGGACGCTATCTAGCAGCTCCGCATCAGCTAGTGCAGTTTTTGAGTGAATGAGGGTGACCTGTTGGGGACAAAACAGCAAACAGGGGACACAAGAACAGGACAGGACTCACTGCATGCTGGGTAGGAGCAGCTATAGCTAGCTTCCTTCCACCCCGCTTAATGCCCAAGGAGAGTGAGCCAGTGAAAGGCATCTAGTGCCAATAATCACTGGTGACAGGCTATAGGGTGCCCTCAAAAGAGGAGGCAGTAGGGGCGAAGGCTGCCATTGCATGGAAACTCCTGATTTGCAGTGATCTCAGATACCTCCAGCAGGACCATCACAAAAGAACCATCTCAGAAACAAGGATGAAGTTAATTGTAACTAACATGCTACTACCTCTTTGGCTGGGTACTCTGTTTTGATCTCTGCAGCCATCTCGACTCCAGCAGCACCACCTCCCACTACCAGGATGCGCTCAGATTTCTCAATCTTGAAGTAAAGAGGAAATTCATGTTACAAGAGAACTGTTAAGTGCAGGAAGTCAGATACCTTCAGCCACTCCATGAACAGACCTTTCTGAGATACAGCACTGGCCCAATAGCAATAAACTACCTAGTTCattaacaggaaacaaaaaacaagaatGCCACGCACTCTTCCCGTGTACACTGTAACACTGTTCAGCATTTCAGGTTTCTCCTTGTGCGAACAGCTGATCTTCCCTGGGGCACGCAGAACGCTAGACAAGCTAGCACATGCTCCTTGTCCTGGCCTGTCCCTGCAGGTATCATGGTCTCTTGTTCGTAGACGCAGATGGCTCCAGATACTGATAGTGGTGTCTGGGACAGGGAAGCTGAACAAAAGCAGGCAACACTTCCTAGGAAATAAGTTGATTCCTCACCTCTTTAACCATGTCTTCATAGGTCTGGATGGCACTTTCCATGTCAATGGCTTTGTTGAACTTCCCAGGGAATGGCCCATCACTGCCTGTTGCAAGAATGAGATGGGAGTAGTGAAGCTCCTGGGAGGGCAGAAGGTGGAATAGGGTGTTAGACCTCTTAAAAACAGagtttttgtttttagaagacaGTTTTTGCCTCCTCGGTACTATTCACTCattccctctcctccagccctcgCTGATAACTAGGAAAGTACTTGCCACTGTCCGAAAGTGACTTTAGGAAGAGACTTGGTCCAGGTGACACCAAGTAACTGCCTTCCTCAGTGTCTGAGAGAAGTGCCATTCTTCAGGTGAGCTGAGAGCTTTGAAGAAAGTACCATAACTTTACAGGAAATAACCTGGTATTTATGCCAGACACTGCAGCTACCATCACAGCTGGCTCCAGAGACTAACTTCTCTCCTTCACCCTCTTCTGAACAGAGATGAGATGCTCTGGCTGAAAAGAGTTATCAGAGCTGCTGCCCTTGTTTCTTCCTGCAGTTAGGTAAGGATCTGAGCTCCAGGGTTAATTGTTGAGCTCTAAATCCAGCTCTAAGAATAAAAGCTCATCTGAGCACTAGATGTGGTGCAGTATTTACTGCACACCCACATCCCAGCACAGCTCTAGGCCACTTAGCTTGGCTAGAAGGTGCCATTCAGCACAAGCAGGGAAAGGTGGTCTCCGTTGCCAAGCTCTTCAGGATGATTAAATGCTACAGTCTTTCCCCACATTGCCTCTTGGGTTTAGAGGAGATGGCTGGGGCCCTGCTTCTCTCTGGGACAGCCCTCCGTAGAATTGGGTCATTGGTTTCATTCCTCTCCACCTCCTAGCGTTACAGGGCCAGTATTAAGCATGAGCATTTGTATATCTGCCCACAGGTGGCAGAAACCTGGAGGAAAGCAATCGGTGACTTCCCAGAGGGCTTGGGCTGTGGCTTGTTTGGGGTCAGGCATTTCAGCCAAGCTGAGGGTTACATCAGAACAGGAACCCTGTTGTGCGTGTGAACTCTGGGCCCGAGGGGTACCGGATAGGTCAGGGTTCGTGTGCTCAAGCTGATCTGCACTGTAGGAGATATGAGGGTGTTTGCCACAGCTGAACAGCATTCCCAGCTCTCATCCAACTCGAGGGCAAAGGTCCAGTCTGTTTTTCCCAGAACCTGATTGTGTCCTGCCCGCACACACCCCCTCCTCTGGCAGATGAGTTACACTCCTCTTCCTGCTCAGAGGCACATTTTCTGTAGGTGCCCTGTGGTTCTGCTCATCTCGCTCCTTCCCTCCAAGAGAACTCCAGGCATGGACAGCAGTCTGGAACCTAAATTCCAAGTCACTTCTCCAACCAGACATCACCAGTCAAAGCCAACATAGCCCACATTTGGAGTACTGCATTCTCGCAGCCACATATCTGAAGAAAAACCCTAAGGAGGAGAGATTCACAACACCCCCTTGCTGAAGGCTGGCTCTCCACATTAGCAGGTGATCCCGTAAAGCAGCCAAGTTACTTATTGCAAGTTATCGCATCACCCACCTCACCATCACTGAGCAAGACTTGTTGCCTCCCAGGGTCTATGCCAACAACCTTGCCTTGTCGGAAGCTGTCCCCAAAGGTGACAGAGTAGGAGATGAAAGTCTTCTTGGCAAATCCTGTGGTAAGAGGAGACAACAGGGAAGAGATCTCCCTCCGTGGAGGCTAACAAAcccctcttcttctcttctcccctcaTGCCACCCTCGCTCAGACAAAAGCATTGTATGCACCTGGGACCACAGGCTGGGCCTCTGCTTTGCGTTATCTCTGCCCAGCAATGAGCTTCAGGGCCTTTGCCTCAGATCTGGTGACACTCCTCCGAGGCCAGGCGACACCCTCGGCTAGATTGCTTTGTCTCTGCTCCCCATtacagaaatacttgaaataaataaaaaaggaccATCCCAGTAGTTTTTGCTCAGTTTTCCCGGCGGACGTGCAATTAGCTCAGCACAGATGGCCTGCGGGTCCTCCCAGAGCCAAGTATTTGTTTTCCAGACGGAAAACATCAAGTCTTTCACCATCACGGGGGCAGAGGAGGCACTTTCAGTACCCCCTTCCTTGTTACTCCCCGAGTGCCTCCGAGCTGCTGCGGTCACTGGTGGGGGTAAGAGAGCTGACCCGCCGGGACCCACGCAGGGGGAAGGCCGTGGAAATCAGCTGAGCCCTTACCGCTCTCCACGGCGGCGCGCAGGGCGGCGACGTTGTGATGGAAAGCGTCTTTCACGTCCACCAGCACGAAGGGGATAGCCCAGGACTTCAGCAGGCTGGCGGCCGCGGTGCCTCCGAAGCCGCCCCCGACCACCACCACCCGCACGGACTCGTCCACCGACACGCGGGATCCCATCGTGCGGCGCTGCCCCGCCCGCTCCCTGACTCAGCGCTGCGCCCGGGAGGGCGggcggagcccggcccggcccagcgggGAGCCGAGAGCAGGGGCTGGCCCGACGGGGGCAcgtcctcccccccgcctccgACTCGCTCTCCGCCTCTCCCCGCGGCGGCCGGAGTGCCGGTAAGCTGTCGCAGCCGTAAagctgcagggaggagctggGTTTGTGGAGGTCTGAGCCCAGCCTGCAGACCGCGGCGCTccccggcagggcgggcggcaggGCGATGCTTCCTGCCAGGTGCGGCCTCTGCCCAGGTGAGCACCAGCGTCCCAAGTACAGAATATTTCCCCGTCACCGTCCTTACGTCCCCCCACGTACATCCTCCACGTAAGAAGGGGACCGTAAGGATCTCACGAGCGGAGGGCTGTGTTTTAAGGGCGATGGGCAAACACCCGGAGGCCAGCGGAACTGCCCCGGCTGAGCCTGCCAGCTCCGGGacggcagctgcagcctggcactgCGTAAGGATGCTGTGCGAGACGAGAGGCTCTGCTAATGCTGAGGATGTGCGGTCAGCCCTGCCAAACCCCAGCATTAAAAAGTCATGagctcatctttaaaaaaaaactaacaaaaaaggAGACAGTTTCGTTTTGGTTTGTTTAGGAAAGTTCACGAACATCGGGCTTTGTCTCTCGACCTTGGCTTGTCCTTTGTCAGCTGTGAATGCTGGTTAAACGCATGTTGGTTCAATGCCCCCTTTTGGGGAGCAGTcgggggctggcagcagaggggtgccctgctcctgcccttgcTGGGGGAGTTCACGTTTTGCAGCCCTCAGTGTCTGTGGCTTGGGGGGGGTCATCGGGAAACCCACAAAGTGGCCGAGACTACAGGCTGGGTGAACAACGCAGCCAGAGGATGGCCCACTCCCTTCACCAAGCAAAACGGCTCCCTTGGCGAGAGAAACGAAGACTTATCTGCTCCGAGTGGCAGCGGGAAAAGGAGCCCAGAGAGAGCGCTGTGTGAGAGGGACGGAAGGGAGACGAGCCCAGCATCACCATGGTGGGGACAGCGGGATGTaaagaggagcagggaagggctgaGAAGGTAGCGAAGGCCCCTGGAGAAGGCgagcagagagcagagaaggaggTTAACAGTACAAAGGACATCTAGATCGTGTTCTTCCGCATTACGGAAATTACCCCGAAGACTTTAGGCTCCTGTGGCATTCCAGATAAATATAGCTGCCGGCCATGTGGATAAATATAGCTGCTGCGCACACTGCGGCGTtgtgagctggcagagctgcccccgCGCTCCCCTTCCCATGCTGGTCTGaaggctgcctctgctcctcaTTCCTCCTTCAGCGAACGCCAGCTGGTGCTGaagccccttcccagcagggtCCCGAGCAAAACTCCCCCCAGCCTCATGGGTGGGAGACGGACGAAGGAATTCACatcttttttccaggaaaagcaggGCCCGGACTCAGGGTTGCCACCAGAGGGTGCAGCCGGCTCGGccgtggggacatgggacacgggTGTCCAAGTCCAACGTGCAGCGCCAGCCACCCTCCCCTCCGTCGCAGGAAGGGCACGGGGAGTGGGGAAGGGTGACAAAGGGGTCGAAAGCATCGGGGGTGTTTCTGCTCTACACAGGgggctcttcagcctggaagagaGCTGAGAGAGGAGGGATGGAGCAGCCGACAATAAAGCCGGGAGCAGAGGAAGATCCTTGGTAGGAAAGCCCATGGCCTCAGCCGAAATAAGCCAGGGGCAGGTTTGTGCTTTTTGTTACACAGGACTCGGCTGGAGGATGCTAAAACCTTCAATcgggaaaaataattttggctaaTCCGGGGAAGATAAATCCTCCAGAGCTGCTAAACACAGAGGCACCCATTCTGGTCAGGAAATCCAGGAGCTATGAATGTCCAGAGGCTGGGAAGTATCCCCAGGGTAGCTGCGCTCCAGATCtgctccctgtcctctctcctGGTACCTGCGTGGGCACTGATCTGTGAGGAGGCTGCTGGAATAGCCTGGCGATGGTCGGCTCTGGGAAAGGATAATTCAATgcaaaaattggaaaaaaaccaatCCCATCTCCATTTCTAAAAGGATGAACTCAGCAATCAAAACATGATTTAAGCTCTTCCCTCAAATTACATGGACAGGCTTGCTTTGCACCTGGTGCGTgttgttaaaggagaagccgctgcccgagcattcacgcACCATTcggggagtcgcacacacaccgcCCCAGACGTGAACTGCTCGGACCTGAGTCCCTTCACagcggcagctccactgagctgacgggtgccccttttcgactcctcgctcacacacacactctctcttgggcgctttctctccccttaggctcgacccgaggtttcccaaagcagagtctccgatgCGACGTATGCCAGACGGATTTATTGATTGGCACAGCGCTggaaacagctcgagctgggtgcctccggagagggacccagaacgaagaaatccctgggcaattatacccttacaatctaaattcccctcccctcaggagacagttcggaccaatagtagtgTCAGGGTCTGGGGTGTTCCCGTTCTTCAcggggccctttcattgtctctaggcaggccgattcttctcttatctctaagattgcagcttctgctaaggttgaagcctccttatcttcctggtttgcaccagttttgggggccttccttcatgtagccaagtaaaagttcagtgcacggtcagtgaatctgggtgaaagttcacagcttgtggcctaaggcttcaacaagccttgatactgatgctatgtattggattctgtttgggctagaaagtgactactacaacatgCGTGAACCCACCCCTTCCTGGCAGGGCTGGCCTTACCTGCATAACTCCCCTGGCATTTCATCCCACTGGAACAAAGATGGACCAAAGGCCCAGTTGCAGAAGATGGGGAGGCTGAGGATGAATCACCACTTCCCATGTGCTActgccctctcccccttcccctgcaccttTGTGCCCAGCTCTGGCTTTTACAGAGGCAGTTTTCGGCTTTTCATGCCAGGCAGTTGCATATATTTTACAGCACATACCCGCTGCTGGGAGAAATTGATTACTTCAAGAGTAGTCCCCTATTTTCCCCTATCGTGTGATGTTTTCCCCCTTCAGGTATATTGGCACCAGACCTGCCACAAAGAAAAAGATCTTGTTCCTGCCCTAACTCTGCTGCTCACAAGGCAAATGCCTTCATCCTGCCTCCAAGACAAAGGCAAAGCCTTCCCAGGCATTGCCAGCGGTGGGTTTGGTTGTCCTCTGCTTGCCTTCAAATCGAGCCAAAGTCACTGGCAAGGACAGCCCTCCACAGCAGAGGCAcgtggggaggctggggacagcaACTGGGCTGCCCGGGCTTCCTCCAGGCTCCCTGGCCTTTTCATCCATCGCACCTGCCCAGTGGACTGTACGCTCCCTGCGGGATGGCAGGGGGCCAGCGGGAAGGAAGACGCGTAGGGAAGGGGCTCTGTGAGATGCTCCTGTCCCACCTCTGCAGCTCTGAGATGCCACGCAGGCAGCATGGGTCCGCCCATACCTGTCCCTGCATCCTCCCCTCATCAGGTTTAATGCAACATCAGCCAGAGCTAATAGGCATCCCCCTGAGTATGATAAATCAAAGGATGGGTATGGCAGTGCTGCTTGAGAAGACCTTATGGTGCCACAAGTACCCCTGCTCTGTGCTTGCCTCATCCCCCTGTAAGCCTGTGCCTCCTTGTCCTGCCCACCATGAGCATCAGGGCAGGTCTTTAACTTTGCAGTAGCCCTCGACAGGCTGGAAGAGCGTTAACATCTCTCCCTTCGGTCTCCTCCAGAGAGTTGCTTTCCCTCCCGGGACAGCCTGAAGGCCTCAATCCCTCGTGGCCAAGTCTGGGCAGCTGGAAGGGTCCTGTTTGTCCCCCTACTGACAACGTCTGTGCCGTAAAACCAAAGGAGACgtctcccagctgcagctcttcctgGCCTCGCTGCGGGAGGGAAAAGTGTCCCTCTccatcactgaaaataaacagatgaTTCAGGACTTAACAATAAATGTCATCAAACTCGCTGCAGAGTAATTGCTCCCAAGGAGACTCTGTGACTGTGCATCTGGCTAGCAGCTATCTCTGCAAAACCCGAGGATGAGCTCTGTAGGAGTGCTCGTCCTCTTCTGTATCAGCAGCCTCATGCACCACATGCTCTCTGCCCGCAGACGTTGCCTGCACATCATCCTGCGACGGCCCCAGCGGCAGCAGCATCgctgcagccctccagctgcACGGCTCGAGGCTGCACTTCAGCGAAAGGGTGTTTTTGTGTCCTCTGGAGATGAGGTGGGGGATTGCTCTCTCCTAGACAAACCACATCGCCTGTCCTTGGCACCTGCCCTGGGGCTCCCTGTTTTGCCCGGGTGAGCTGGTCACCCCCGCGTGCCTCGGGGATCTCTGCCGCAGCTGGGGTGGAATTGGGTCAGTCCAGGGCAAAGAATTGCCTGGAAAAACCAATTCAGACCAGTTCCTGGCTGTTTTTAAACATCAACACTAGCTATTTTATACCttataaataaaatttacttttggCAAAAATCAACAAGGACCCGTTTTATTTATTCTCTCCCCAAAAAg from Mycteria americana isolate JAX WOST 10 ecotype Jacksonville Zoo and Gardens chromosome 6, USCA_MyAme_1.0, whole genome shotgun sequence includes:
- the AIFM2 gene encoding ferroptosis suppressor protein 1 isoform X2, producing the protein MGSRVSVDESVRVVVVGGGFGGTAAASLLKSWAIPFVLVDVKDAFHHNVAALRAAVESGSDGPFPGKFNKAIDMESAIQTYEDMVKEIEKSERILVVGGGAAGVEMAAEIKTEYPAKEVTLIHSKTALADAELLDSVRQELKEILLRKGVHLLLSERVSNVENLTPNQFQKDTVVRTEKGTEVVADMVVLCTGIKINSSAYAAAFGDKMASNSALKVNKHLQLEGYENIYAIGDCADLKEPKMAYHAGLHANIVVTNIINSLTHKPLKTYEPGSLTFLLSMGRNDGVGQVNGYYVGRLLVTIAKSRDLFVSKSWKTMGQTMPS
- the AIFM2 gene encoding ferroptosis suppressor protein 1 isoform X3, with the protein product MGSRVSVDESVRVVVVGGGFGGTAAASLLKSWAIPFVLVDVKDAFHHNVAALRAAVESGFAKKTFISYSVTFGDSFRQGKVVGIDPGRQQVLLSDGEELHYSHLILATGSDGPFPGKFNKAIDMESAIQTYEDMVKEIEKSERILVVGGGAAGVEMAAEIKTEYPAKEVTLIHSKTALADAELLDSVRQELKEILLRKGVHLLLSERVSNVENLTPNQFQKDTVVRTEKGTEVVADMVVLCTGIKINSSAYAAAFGSLTFLLSMGRNDGVGQVNGYYVGRLLVTIAKSRDLFVSKSWKTMGQTMPS
- the AIFM2 gene encoding ferroptosis suppressor protein 1 isoform X1 translates to MGSRVSVDESVRVVVVGGGFGGTAAASLLKSWAIPFVLVDVKDAFHHNVAALRAAVESGFAKKTFISYSVTFGDSFRQGKVVGIDPGRQQVLLSDGEELHYSHLILATGSDGPFPGKFNKAIDMESAIQTYEDMVKEIEKSERILVVGGGAAGVEMAAEIKTEYPAKEVTLIHSKTALADAELLDSVRQELKEILLRKGVHLLLSERVSNVENLTPNQFQKDTVVRTEKGTEVVADMVVLCTGIKINSSAYAAAFGDKMASNSALKVNKHLQLEGYENIYAIGDCADLKEPKMAYHAGLHANIVVTNIINSLTHKPLKTYEPGSLTFLLSMGRNDGVGQVNGYYVGRLLVTIAKSRDLFVSKSWKTMGQTMPS